In Calorimonas adulescens, a single genomic region encodes these proteins:
- a CDS encoding bifunctional 5,10-methylenetetrahydrofolate dehydrogenase/5,10-methenyltetrahydrofolate cyclohydrolase, with protein sequence MGNILNGKEVAEALKQKLKVEVDELRKKGVVPTLSIVIVGDRADSAAYIKGAVKRCGEIGIECNVTELPQDLSQNEFIEVIHRQNADKKIHGIMIMRPLPSQISEDVVKYEISPAKDVDCFNPINVSKVMSGEEGGFAPCTPSAVMEILHHYGIDPKGKKTVIVGRSMVVGRPLAMMLLKENATITICHTRTINLAEETSRAEILIAAAGKIKMIKKDMVKEGAVVIDVGINFDENGRMCGDVDFDEVSPAAGMITPVPGGVGAVTSTVLAKHVIEACKMQS encoded by the coding sequence ATGGGAAATATATTGAATGGTAAAGAAGTGGCTGAGGCTTTAAAGCAAAAATTGAAGGTAGAGGTGGATGAGCTTCGCAAAAAAGGGGTTGTCCCTACCCTTTCCATCGTGATAGTTGGGGATAGAGCGGATTCTGCTGCCTATATCAAAGGAGCAGTAAAAAGGTGCGGCGAAATCGGTATTGAGTGCAATGTTACCGAGCTGCCCCAGGATTTGAGCCAGAACGAGTTTATAGAGGTAATTCATCGACAAAATGCTGATAAAAAAATACATGGCATTATGATTATGAGGCCACTGCCTTCGCAAATTTCAGAAGATGTGGTAAAATATGAGATATCGCCTGCTAAAGATGTGGATTGTTTTAACCCCATAAACGTCAGCAAAGTTATGAGTGGTGAAGAAGGTGGCTTTGCGCCCTGTACACCTTCTGCAGTAATGGAGATATTACATCATTATGGTATAGACCCTAAAGGGAAAAAGACCGTCATCGTTGGCAGAAGCATGGTGGTGGGAAGGCCGCTGGCTATGATGCTGCTTAAAGAAAACGCTACCATAACCATATGCCATACCAGGACTATAAATCTTGCAGAAGAAACGTCGAGAGCGGAAATATTGATTGCCGCTGCTGGAAAAATCAAAATGATTAAAAAGGATATGGTAAAAGAGGGTGCTGTAGTCATAGATGTAGGGATAAATTTTGACGAAAATGGCAGGATGTGCGGCGATGTAGATTTTGATGAAGTAAGTCCTGCTGCAGGAATGATAACGCCGGTTCCAGGCGGCGTAGGGGCGGTAACCTCCACAGTCCTGGCAAAACATGTGATAGAGGCCTGCAAAATGCAAAGTTAG
- a CDS encoding cyclodeaminase/cyclohydrolase family protein yields MLIEKSCKEFVEVLASKEPVPGGGGAAALVGAIGMALGNMVGNLTVGKEKYKDVEEEVKGIMEEATVLQERLLALVDRDAECFKEVAEVYKMPKGTESEKKARDEAMQVALKRACTVPLDIMKNTGEAIRLQRRLADIGSKLAISDVGVGVLCLKAALLGGKLNVDINLKDIKDEEFVKKCQQEMDLLIKHGVEVADETISIVEQRLKN; encoded by the coding sequence ATGCTGATTGAGAAAAGCTGCAAAGAATTTGTGGAGGTACTAGCTTCAAAGGAACCAGTGCCAGGAGGGGGTGGTGCCGCCGCCCTTGTGGGAGCCATTGGCATGGCATTGGGCAACATGGTGGGCAACCTTACGGTAGGTAAAGAAAAGTATAAAGATGTGGAGGAAGAAGTAAAGGGCATCATGGAGGAAGCCACAGTTCTTCAGGAAAGGCTGCTTGCGCTGGTGGACAGAGATGCGGAATGCTTCAAAGAGGTGGCAGAGGTATATAAGATGCCGAAGGGCACCGAAAGTGAAAAGAAAGCCCGAGATGAGGCCATGCAGGTTGCGCTGAAAAGGGCGTGCACCGTGCCGCTGGATATCATGAAGAATACGGGCGAAGCCATAAGACTTCAGAGAAGGTTGGCGGACATTGGTTCAAAACTGGCTATAAGCGATGTGGGAGTTGGGGTGCTTTGTTTGAAGGCCGCTCTTTTGGGCGGCAAGCTCAATGTGGACATCAATCTAAAGGACATAAAAGACGAGGAATTTGTGAAAAAGTGTCAACAGGAGATGGATCTTCTGATAAAACACGGCGTTGAAGTGGCGGATGAGACAATAAGCATAGTGGAACAAAGACTGAAAAACTAA